The Brachionichthys hirsutus isolate HB-005 chromosome 3, CSIRO-AGI_Bhir_v1, whole genome shotgun sequence genome has a window encoding:
- the leng9 gene encoding leukocyte receptor cluster member 9, with amino-acid sequence MASEGSKVPPAESDTGQISAAAPAAESAGQDEDRGDLCQFFLMGKCRFGQKCHFSHGDPSLDDSGAASSDQDDKRCPDEMEKHEKKGNKGKQSKPKHDGKVVNKKPRMRTADDVISRIMWDPSIDGSDFVVGYVDRFLGVLERPFNDFSWDTNPCDCDYASELALPRHRIQYFSCRGHRVWDRHTRTDRVFGSTGQSLAPPFGGEDELKKGLNTEEQEHRQDLKATTEQPPAADGQEEGEREEDTQAEEDGQSETKIPTPESTEPASNMSGDTSQEQQETQGASPTEEATVGPAASTDQPASSQTEGANVEEEDVEEWEESWKGKEHHLSCLGAPGVSQSRSPLEQRQEKRGGRPPRKPPTHFITFRANTPTILSSFQQLQEEVISLLPSSAPHWQTSSSLHVTLCLLVLAGPTEVEAAVEMLQRFAALDRNPPVSLTFPVRLKHFNGRVLYLSPQPQLHLQQLNSGLQEAYRKKGWLHRDSYKPRYHLTLGKTVGREAERVFEGVGDLKVGKGIHFGRLPVNALHLCAMGFKEEKGFYEIVCTVTLR; translated from the exons ATGGCATCAGAGGGATCTAAAGTTCCCCCAGCTGAGTCCGACACTGGCCAAATCAGcgcagcagcacctgcagcag AGTCAGCCGGACAGGATGAAGATAGAGGCGACTTGTGCCAGTTTTTCCTGATGGGAAAGTGTCGTTTTGGccagaaatgtcatttttctcaTGG TGACCCGTCATTGGATGATTCCGGAGCTGCATCATCAGACCAAGATGACAAACGGTGTCCAGATGAGATGGAAAAGCACGAGAAGAAAGGGAACAAAGGGAAGCAATCAAAGCCAAAACATGACGGAAAAG TAGTGAATAAAAAGCCACGCATGCGTACAGCAGATGATGTTATCTCTCGGATCATGTGGGATCCATCGATCGATGGTTCCGATTTCGTAGTGGGCTACGTGGATCGCTTCCTCGGAGTGCTGGAGCGTCCCTTCAACGACTTCAGCTGGGACACAAACCCCTGCGACTGCGATTACGCTTCTGAACTGGCCCTGCCCAGACACAGGATCCAGTACTTCTCCTGCAGAGGCCACCGTGTCTGGGATCGCCACACCAGAACTGACAGGGTGTTTGGCTCCACTGGACAATCTCTGGCTCCCCCCTTTGGAGGGGAGGATGAATTAAAGA AAGGATTGAACACGGAGGAACAGGAACACCGGCAAGATCTTAAAGCAACTACGGAGCAGccacctgctgctgatggacagGAAGAGGGTGAACGAGAGGAAGACACGCAAGCAGAGGAAGACGGGCAAAGCGAGACGAAGATTCCCACTCCGGAATCAACAGAACCAGCTTCAAACATGAGCGGAGACACTTCTCAGgaacaacaggaaacacaaggAGCATCCCCCACGGAGGAGGCCACAGTTGG ACCTGCAGCTTCAACGGACCAACCGGCCTCATCTCAAACAGAGGGAGCGAATGTAGAAGAAGAGGATGTGGAAGAATGGGAGGAAAGCTGGAAAGGCAAGGAACACCATTTG AGTTGTCTCGGAGCCCCGGGCGTGAGTCAGAGCCGTTCGCCtctggagcagagacaggagaaGCGTGGCGGCCGCCCCCCTCGGAAACCACCCACACACTTCATCACCTTCAGGGCCAACACTCCTACCATCCTCTCCAgtttccagcagctgcaggaggaggtcaTCTCCCTTCTGCCCTCCTCTGCCCCTCACTGGCAGACCTCCTCCAGCCTTCATGTCACCCTTTGCCTCCTGGTGCTGGCCGGCCCCACTGAGGTGGAAGCTGCCGTGGAGATGCTCCAACGGTTTGCCGCGTTAGATCGCAACCCACCCGTGTCTCTGACGTTCCCCGTGAGGCTGAAACACTTCAACGGGAGGGTGCTGTACCTAAGCCCCCAGCCTCAGCTTCACCTCCAGCAGCTCAACAGCGGCCTGCAGGAGGCATACAGGAAGAAGGGCTGGCTCCACAGGGACTCCTACAAACCCCGCTATCATCTCACGCTGGGCAAGACGGTGGGCAGAGAGGCAGAGCGTGTTTTCGAAGGGGTCGGGGACCTAAAGGTGGGAAAGGGCATCCATTTTGGTCGTCTGCCAGTGAACGCCTTACACCTTTGTGCCATGGGCTTTAAAGAAGAAAAGGGCTTTTATGAAATAGTTTGCACAGTAACTCTTCGATGA
- the flcn gene encoding folliculin isoform X2 — MNALVALCHFCELHGPRTLFCTEALHPPSPSPSSQGGAAVPGADRDRDADREGEGLTMRANGSQRGEMCDGCRSLPASHPGFVSIDDETGIRFLSHQHPRQPQMFSVVRQACVRSLSCEVCPGREGPIFFGDEQHGFVFSHTFFIKDSLARGFQRWYSIVMVAMDRIYLINSWPFLLRHLKLTIQSLQSTALKVFDNEQGVCPQRAARMNSVFSPAVFPHQRSGNAARSLTSLTQHPNLWASLHSSFSWLLKACGSRLTEKLLEGAPTEDTLVLIERQTEEEEEMNCWEGADGDTSVTPPHQSENKRGQDFLFDDDDANLDELPDPKFLSLRHLRQVLGAAEFRQLVWHVLMGNQVIWRGADPGLIQSAFAVLKSLLPVGCVRSVPYSTQYEEAYKCNFLGLSPDVPIPAHVSSSEFTFLVDVSTEGSCQISPISENDISSLYQFTISSANTQPTDRGPTLLNKLEVALCNKNLSVDVVSHCLLCLKEEWMNKVKVLFKFSKVDGRGREDTQKVLALLGATGLGEEDNVRLLKFWMTGLSKTYKSHLMMAVRGGERSPSQ; from the exons ATGAACGCTCTGGTTGCTCTTTGTCACTTCTGTGAGCTTCATGGCCCCCGGACGTTGTTCTGCACGGAGGCGCTGCACCCTCCATCCCCATCCCCGTCATCGCAGGGAGGCGCCGCGGTGCCTGGAGCAGACAGAGACCGGGATGCCGACCGGGAAGGTGAAGGGCTGACCATGAGGGCCAACGGCTCCCAGAGAGGAGAGATGTGTGAC GGTTGCCGGTCTCTTCCTGCATCTCACCCAGGCTTCGTGAGCATTGACGATGAAACCGGGATACGCTTCCTGAGCCACCAGCATCCCAGGCAACCGCAGATGTTCAGCGTGGTTCGCCAGGCCTGCGTGCGCAGCCTCAGCTGCGAG GTATGTCCCGGCCGAGAGGGACCGATCTTCTTTGGAGATGAGCAACACGGTTTTGTATTTTCACACACCTTCTTTATCAAAGACAGCCTGGCCAGGGGGTTCCAGCGCTGGTATAGCATCGTCATGGTAGCGATGGATAGGATCTACCTCATCAATTCCTGGCCTTTTCTGTTACGCCACCTCAAACTCACTATACAGAGTCTGCAAAGCACAGCCCTCAAG GTGTTTGACAACGAACAAGGAGTTTGTCCCCAGCGAGCAGCGAGGATGAACAGCGTCTTCTCACCTGCAGTGTTCCCACACCAAAGGAGTGGCAACGCAGCCCGATCGCTAACGTCTCTCACCCAGCATCCTAACCTGTGGGCCAGCCTGCACTCGTCATTCAGCTG GCTACTAAAGGCCTGTGGGAGTCGCCTGACAGAAAAGTTGCTGGAGGGAGCTCCCACCGAAGACACACTGGTGCTCATAGAGAGGCAAACAG aggaagaagaggaaatgaactGCTGGGAAGGAGCAGACGGAGACACTTCTGTGACACCACCGcaccaatcagagaacaagcGGGGACAGGATTtcctgtttgatgatgatgatgcaaatTTAGATGAATTACCTGATCCCAAATTTCTGTCACTGAGGCATCTGAGACAG GTTCTCGGGGCTGCTGAGTTCCGTCAGCTGGTGTGGCACGTGCTCATGGGAAATCAGGTCATATGGCGAGGCGCTGACCCCGGGCTCATCCAATCAGCTTTTGCAGTGCTCAAG TCTTTGCTGCCAGTGGGTTGCGTGCGCTCTGTACCATACAGTACCCAGTATGAGGAGGCCTACAAATGCAATTTCCTGGGACTCAGCCCAGATGTGCCTATCCCCGCCCACGTGAGCTCCTCGG AGTTTACATTCCTGGTGGACGTCAGTACGGAGGGAAGCTGTCAGATCTCACCCATTAGTGAAAACGACATCTCTTCGCTTTATCAGTTCACCATCAGCAGTGCCAACACACAGCCCACAGACAGGG gCCCTACCTTACTGAACAAGCTTGAGGTGGCCCTGTGCAACAAGAACTTGTCTGTGGATGTTGTATCTCACTGTCTGCTGTGTCTGAAGGAAGAGTGGATGAA TAAAGTCAAAGTGCTGTTCAAGTTCTCCAAAGTGGACgggcgagggagggaggacaccCAGAAGGTTCTGGCCCTCCTCGGTGCCACGGGGCTCGGTGAGGAGGACAACGTCAGGCTGCTTAAGTTCTGGATGACCGGACTCAGCAAAACATACAAGAGTCATCTCATGATGGCggtgaggggaggggagaggagccCCAGCCAGTGA
- the flcn gene encoding folliculin isoform X1 produces the protein MNALVALCHFCELHGPRTLFCTEALHPPSPSPSSQGGAAVPGADRDRDADREGEGLTMRANGSQRGEMCDGCRSLPASHPGFVSIDDETGIRFLSHQHPRQPQMFSVVRQACVRSLSCEVNGDVCPGREGPIFFGDEQHGFVFSHTFFIKDSLARGFQRWYSIVMVAMDRIYLINSWPFLLRHLKLTIQSLQSTALKVFDNEQGVCPQRAARMNSVFSPAVFPHQRSGNAARSLTSLTQHPNLWASLHSSFSWLLKACGSRLTEKLLEGAPTEDTLVLIERQTEEEEEMNCWEGADGDTSVTPPHQSENKRGQDFLFDDDDANLDELPDPKFLSLRHLRQVLGAAEFRQLVWHVLMGNQVIWRGADPGLIQSAFAVLKSLLPVGCVRSVPYSTQYEEAYKCNFLGLSPDVPIPAHVSSSEFTFLVDVSTEGSCQISPISENDISSLYQFTISSANTQPTDRGPTLLNKLEVALCNKNLSVDVVSHCLLCLKEEWMNKVKVLFKFSKVDGRGREDTQKVLALLGATGLGEEDNVRLLKFWMTGLSKTYKSHLMMAVRGGERSPSQ, from the exons ATGAACGCTCTGGTTGCTCTTTGTCACTTCTGTGAGCTTCATGGCCCCCGGACGTTGTTCTGCACGGAGGCGCTGCACCCTCCATCCCCATCCCCGTCATCGCAGGGAGGCGCCGCGGTGCCTGGAGCAGACAGAGACCGGGATGCCGACCGGGAAGGTGAAGGGCTGACCATGAGGGCCAACGGCTCCCAGAGAGGAGAGATGTGTGAC GGTTGCCGGTCTCTTCCTGCATCTCACCCAGGCTTCGTGAGCATTGACGATGAAACCGGGATACGCTTCCTGAGCCACCAGCATCCCAGGCAACCGCAGATGTTCAGCGTGGTTCGCCAGGCCTGCGTGCGCAGCCTCAGCTGCGAGGTAAACGGTGAC GTATGTCCCGGCCGAGAGGGACCGATCTTCTTTGGAGATGAGCAACACGGTTTTGTATTTTCACACACCTTCTTTATCAAAGACAGCCTGGCCAGGGGGTTCCAGCGCTGGTATAGCATCGTCATGGTAGCGATGGATAGGATCTACCTCATCAATTCCTGGCCTTTTCTGTTACGCCACCTCAAACTCACTATACAGAGTCTGCAAAGCACAGCCCTCAAG GTGTTTGACAACGAACAAGGAGTTTGTCCCCAGCGAGCAGCGAGGATGAACAGCGTCTTCTCACCTGCAGTGTTCCCACACCAAAGGAGTGGCAACGCAGCCCGATCGCTAACGTCTCTCACCCAGCATCCTAACCTGTGGGCCAGCCTGCACTCGTCATTCAGCTG GCTACTAAAGGCCTGTGGGAGTCGCCTGACAGAAAAGTTGCTGGAGGGAGCTCCCACCGAAGACACACTGGTGCTCATAGAGAGGCAAACAG aggaagaagaggaaatgaactGCTGGGAAGGAGCAGACGGAGACACTTCTGTGACACCACCGcaccaatcagagaacaagcGGGGACAGGATTtcctgtttgatgatgatgatgcaaatTTAGATGAATTACCTGATCCCAAATTTCTGTCACTGAGGCATCTGAGACAG GTTCTCGGGGCTGCTGAGTTCCGTCAGCTGGTGTGGCACGTGCTCATGGGAAATCAGGTCATATGGCGAGGCGCTGACCCCGGGCTCATCCAATCAGCTTTTGCAGTGCTCAAG TCTTTGCTGCCAGTGGGTTGCGTGCGCTCTGTACCATACAGTACCCAGTATGAGGAGGCCTACAAATGCAATTTCCTGGGACTCAGCCCAGATGTGCCTATCCCCGCCCACGTGAGCTCCTCGG AGTTTACATTCCTGGTGGACGTCAGTACGGAGGGAAGCTGTCAGATCTCACCCATTAGTGAAAACGACATCTCTTCGCTTTATCAGTTCACCATCAGCAGTGCCAACACACAGCCCACAGACAGGG gCCCTACCTTACTGAACAAGCTTGAGGTGGCCCTGTGCAACAAGAACTTGTCTGTGGATGTTGTATCTCACTGTCTGCTGTGTCTGAAGGAAGAGTGGATGAA TAAAGTCAAAGTGCTGTTCAAGTTCTCCAAAGTGGACgggcgagggagggaggacaccCAGAAGGTTCTGGCCCTCCTCGGTGCCACGGGGCTCGGTGAGGAGGACAACGTCAGGCTGCTTAAGTTCTGGATGACCGGACTCAGCAAAACATACAAGAGTCATCTCATGATGGCggtgaggggaggggagaggagccCCAGCCAGTGA
- the zgc:174888 gene encoding uncharacterized protein zgc:174888 → MKRMSLPVFLLLLLWTVRCGGCGFDWEGVKNIQTTIDSNPTGFRTVFPKNYYVVHYYTRSLLCDTDPCCVFPAAVVLLDSWHVLLRNLWDEHLNQSLIFDIKQALGKIIRKNRNTERFQEETELTQLSRVSSSPEELLSLTSELFTRWLEVGCLPSVETCPLPTLPPPVERKDYGPSRARLLTTRAISGEEEEEGQPDRMIDIKRLLSDSGPPCPTPRLSLYAFVWSLFLFRFHWWLFP, encoded by the exons ATGAAAAGGATGTCACTGCCAG TTTTTCTGTTGCTATTACTCTGGACTGTCCGATGTGGTGGATGTGGCTTTGACTGGGAAGGTGTGAAAAACATTCAGACGACTATCGACTCCAATCCAACTGGATTT aggACTGTATTTCCTAAAAATTACTATGTGGTGCACTATTACACCAGGAGCCTGCTCTGTGACACTGACCCG TGCTGTGTGTTCCCTGCTGCAGTAGTGCTTCTGGATTCCTGGCATGTTCTTCTCAGAAACCTCTGGGATGAGCATCTGAATCAATCCCTAATCTTCGATATAAAGCAGGCGCTGGGTAAAATTATAcgaaagaacagaaacacagag AGGTTCCAGGAGGAGACGGAGCTGACCCAGTTGTCCAGAGTGTCTTCCTCTCCGGAAGAACTCCTCAGCCTAACATCAGAACTTTTCACCCGTTGGCTTGAGGTGGGGTGTTTACCTTCCGTAGAAACATGCCCCCTGCCAACTTTGCCCCCCCCTGTCGAGAGGAAGGACTACGGTCCATCGAGGGCCAGGCTCTTGACCACCCGAGCTATCagcggtgaggaagaggaggaaggacagCCCGACAGGATGATAGACATTAAACGGCTGCTGTCCGACAGCGGTCCTCCATGCCCCACTCCACGCCTGTCACTCTATGCTTTTGTCTGgagtctcttcctcttcagattCCACTGGTGGTTGTTTCCATAG
- the grwd1 gene encoding glutamate-rich WD repeat-containing protein 1: MSAREGDTLDEEEGVMEGANDDDDDDEGVEMEEEGAEERKVYIPGIEPLQPGEELDMDRSAYRMYHECKTGAPCLSFDVLRDGGGEGEGREQFPVSMLLCAGTQAETALSNRLLVMRMHNLHGTQKEKEGEESSDDESDEEEDEDKKPQLELAMLPHYAGINRVRVTRCGETPLAAVWSEKGQVEIFDLRAQLEAVHNSAAMAAFINKQKEAAAVFSFSGHMTEGFAIDWSPTVPGRLVSGDCKKNIHVWEPQEGGASWQIDQRPFSSHSKSVEDLQWSPTEATVFASCSVDRSICIWDIRSPHKSMLSANEAHSSDVNVISWNRTEPFLLSGGDDGILKVWDLRQFKTGRPVANFKQHGAPITSVEWSPTDSSVFAASGADDVISQWDLSVESGDVGAKVEGVKDLPSQLLFLHQGQSEIKEIHWHPQIPGVMISTALSGFNVFRTISV, encoded by the exons ATGTCTGCGCGCGAGGGAGACACGTTGGACGAGGAAGAGGGCGTGATGGAGGGGGCgaacgacgacgacgacgatgatgaaggagtggagatggaggaggaaggagcggaGGAAAGGAAAGTGTACATCCCCGGGATAGAGCCTCTTCAGCCGGGCGAGGAGCTGGACATGGACCGCTCCGCGTACCGCATGTACCACGAGTGCAAAACAG GTGCGCCATGTTTGAGTTTCGACGTCCTgcgagatggaggtggagaggggGAAGGCAGGGAGCAGTTCCCCGTGTCCATGCTGCTCTGTGCGGGAACGCAGGCAGAAACCGCCCTCAGCAACAG GCTTCTCGTCATGCGCATGCATAACCTTCATggaacacagaaagaaaaagaaggggaAGAAAGCAGCGATGACGAAAgtgacgaagaggaggatgaagataaGAAGCCACAGCTGGAGCTGGCCATGTTGCCTCACTACGCTGGGATTAACAGAGTCAGA GTGACCAGGTGTGGGGAGACGCCATTGGCTGCTGTGTGGTCAGAGAAAGGACAGGTAGAAATATTTGACCTCCGAGCTCAACTGGAAGCTGTCCACAATTCTGCAGCAATGGCAGCTTTCATCAACAAGCAGAAGGAAGCCGCCGCTGTCTTCAGCTTCTCCGGACACATGACCGAGGGGTTCGCAATCGATTGGTCACCGACGGTACCCG GCCGGCTTGTCAGTGGAGACTGCAAAAAGAACATTCATGTGTGGGAGCCACaagagggcggggcttcatgGCAAATTGACCAACGGCCTTTCAGCTCCCACAGCAAGTCCGTGGAGGATCTGCAGTGGTCACCCACCGAAGCCACG GTTTTCGCATCTTGTTCGGTGGACCGGTCCATTTGTATCTGGGATATCCGTTCCCCACACAAGTCGATGCTTTCAGCCAACGAAGCTCACTCATCCGACGTCAACGTGATCAGCTGGAACAGGACCGAACCATTCCTTCTCTCGGGCGGGGATGACGGCATTCTGAAAGTGTGGGACCTACGACAGTTtaag ACTGGACGGCCTGTGGCCAACTTCAAACAGCACGGCGCTCCCATCACGTCCGTGGAGTGGAGCCCCACCGACTCGAGCGTGTTCGCCGCCTCGGGAGcagatgacgtcatcagccAGTGGGATCTGTCCGTGGAGTCGGGCGATGTGGGCGCCAAGGTCGAGGGTGTGAAGGACCTGCCCTCGCAGCTGCTGTTCCTGCATCAGGGTCAGTCGGAGATCAAGGAGATCCACTGGCACCCGCAGATACCCGGTGTGATGATATCCACGGCTCTGTCGGGATTCAACGTCTTCAGGACAATATCTGTGtag
- the cdc42ep5 gene encoding cdc42 effector protein 5 → MPLHKSSRAPRLDPTMISAPLGDFRHTMHIGRGGDAFGDTSFLSTIGPSSSQPDPESSGTGPDADLQPPVDPGDLHTDGSVRLQDDGLQHSGSVSSFTLDLDLDLGPSMLGDVLGVMDTLGLDEEEDVFAPKSGAPPVSMKQGKAAPSPSMSVSMHNELNEKSVGWDENPVGDDTITDGGGVKSKGLRPKVRFSDKREEIIRQASEEEEGRELEFQEEDQRASSDPVKGESESGEGVVVGNKSEFTNHKLELPPSPPSSHSSEYDGVVSLDRRRVDSCQSETDSEEEEEMGRGYTFEDEFDDEIGL, encoded by the coding sequence ATGCCACTCCACAAATCCTCCCGGGCCCCTCGTCTGGACCCGACCATGATCTCGGCCCCGCTGGGTGACTTTCGCCACACCATGCACATTGGGAGGGGAGGCGATGCCTTTGGGGACACTTCCTTCCTGTCTACGATTGGACCGAGCTCATCCCAGCCTGACCCGGAGAGTTCAGGTACCGGGCCAGACGCCGACCTTCAGCCGCCAGTCGACCCCGGTGACCTTCACACAGACGGTTCAGTGAGACTGCAAGATGACGGGCTTCAGCATTCCGGGTCAGTGTCTTCATTCACCTTGGATCTGGACCTGGATCTAGGCCCGTCTATGCTGGGGGATGTACTTGGGGTGATGGACACTCTAGGgcttgatgaggaggaggatgtgttCGCCCCAAAAAGTGGCGCTCCACCAGTGAGCATGAAGCAGGGAAAGGCGGCGCCATCGCCATCGATGTCCGTCAGCATGCACAATGAGCTGAATGAGAAGTCGGTCGGGTGGGATGAAAACCCAGTGGGAGATGACACGATAACAGATGGGGGCGGGGTCAAGTCAAAGGGGCTACGACCAAAAGTGAGATTCAGCGACAAGCGAGAGGAGATCATTCGCCAAgcatctgaggaagaggagggtcggGAGCTTGAATTCCAGGAGGAGGATCAGCGGGCGAGTTCCGACCCAGTGAAGGGTGAGAGCGAGAGCGGCGAAGGAGTCGTAGTCGGGAATAAAAGCGAGTTCACCAATCACAAATTAGAGCTCCCACCCAGTCCGCCCTCTTCGCACAGTTCCGAGTACGACGGCGTTGTCTCATTGGACAGGAGGAGGGTTGACAGCTGCCAATCAGAGACTGAttcagaagaagaggaggaaatgggACGGGGCTACACGTTCGAAGACGAGTTTGATGACGAAATTGGCCTATAG